A region from the Xiphias gladius isolate SHS-SW01 ecotype Sanya breed wild chromosome 20, ASM1685928v1, whole genome shotgun sequence genome encodes:
- the LOC120806194 gene encoding metal transporter CNNM3 isoform X1: protein MVASLAGLWFLLMILLFCGIGYGACSQEAPLVLGLRLEEPAGLVCMKDRIISAPEGATFKLRLFGTDLNGSWPWVAFAGAAGGAAGAVGDAPDPCGQQSSRQESAFQVTGEFVLDEEHSGMITVAVRRRSVSAGAAASEQTYHHLCVLSGGKWASAGPDRLRVNTDKGLPADYIPPWGLAVLIVLLLLACGVLRTVNLSLLWLDPVELYVLHSCGSEEEKRAAKRLEPVRRRGNFLTCSLLFLCAVGHSVLGVLLYRALGSILSAVFTSGFLIFFLAELAPHIVCSGYGFQLAPALTWLAQVCMVLTCPLSCPLGLILDLALRRDISTCGIRERAMEMIRTSVNDPYSEFVKEEFSRGTLRIKTVEDILTPLKDCFMLPSSVVLDFSTMSEIMQSGYTRVPIYEEERSNIVEILYVKDLALVDPDDCTPMTTITKFYNHPLHFVFNDTKLDAMLEEFKKGNSHMAIVQKVNNEGEGDPFYEVLGLVTLEDVIEEIIKSEILDESDGYLDRKVKRPLPQLEIPLEPRSAHEEFSLFKPPEGEPKIRTSPQLLLATHRFLSREVEHFSPGRVSEKVLFHLLRHPSVNQEVHFDPSNRLSPGHYLYTRNHPVDYFILLLQGRVEVEIGKEGLKFENGAFTYYGVSALTLPSSVHQSPVSTQRHSPRDPFESADATSPSSYCPDYTVRALTDLQLIRVTRLQYLNALMASRVGQSPDPPEIKILPNSQTKLLNDRNTTQGYICREFLSLFRECCRFWVH, encoded by the exons ATGGTGGCCAGCTTGGCAGGTCTATGGTTCCTGTTGATGATATTGTTGTTCTGCGGGATCGGGTACGGCGCCTGCAGCCAGGAAGCTCCGCTGGTTCTGGGGCTGCGACTGGAAGAACCGGCGGGTCTGGTGTGCATGAAGGATCGGATCATCTCGGCGCCAGAAGGAGCGACGTTCAAGCTCCGTCTCTTCGGGACTGATCTGAATGGAAGCTGGCCGTGGGTGGCGTTCGCAGGGGCAGCTGGCGGAGCGGCCGGGGCGGTCGGGGATGCGCCCGACCCGTGCGGGCAGCAGTCCAGCCGTCAGGAGTCCGCTTTCCAGGTGACGGGGGAGTTCGTCCTGGACGAGGAGCACAGCGGGATGATAACGGTTGCGGTGCGTCGGAGGAGCGTCTCGGCGGGGGCAGCGGCCAGCGAGCAGACCTACCACCACCTGTGCGTGCTGAGCGGGGGGAAATGGGCATCTGCGGGCCCCGACAGGCTGCGGGTAAACACCGACAAGGGTCTGCCCGCGGACTACATCCCGCCCTGGGGTCTGGCCGTGCTGatagtgctgctgctgctggcctgCGGGGTGCTGAGGACGGTGAACCTGagcctgctgtggctggacCCTGTGGAGCTTTACGTCCTCCACAGCTGCGGATCCGAGGAGGAGAAACGGGCCGCCAAGCGCCTGGAGCCGGTCAGGAGGAGGGGGAACTTCTTG ACATGTTCTCTGCTGTTCCTGTGTGCCGTGGGACACTCGGTCCTGGGTGTGCTCCTGTACCGGGCGCTGGGCTCCATCCTCTCCGCGGTCTTCACCAGCGGcttcctcatcttcttcctgGCTGAGCTGGCTCCTCACATCGTGTGCTCCGGTTATGGCTTCCAGCTGGCGCCGGCTCTGACCTGGCTGGCCCAGGTTTGCATGGTGCTCACCTGCCCCCTGTCCTGCCCTCTGGGGCTGATCCTGGATCTGGCGCTGAGGAGGGACATCAGCACCTGCGGGATAAGGGAGAGGGCCATGGAGATGATCCGCACAAGCGTCAATGACCCttacag tgaGTTTGTGAAGGAGGAGTTCAGCCGCGGGACGCTGCGCATTAAGACGGTGGAGGACATCCTGACTCCTCTGAAGGACTGCTTCATGCTGCCCAGCTCGGTCGTCCTGGACTTCTCCACCATGTCCGAGATCATGCAGAGCGGGTACACGAGGGTGCCCATTTACGAGGAGGAGAG GTCCAACATTGTGGAAATCCTATATGTGAAAGATTTGGCCCTGGTGGACCCAGATGACTGCACCCCCATGACGACCATCACCAAGTTCTACAATCACCCGCTGCACTTTGTCTTCAACGACACCAAACTAGACGCCATGCTGGAGGAGTTCAAGAAAG GCAACTCTCACATGGCCATCGTCCAGAAGGTGAACAACGAGGGGGAGGGAGATCCTTTCTACGAGGTGCTGGGACTGGTCACCCTAGAGGACGTCATCGAGGAGATCATTAAGTCGGAGATCCTGGATGAATCTGACGGCTACC TGGACAGGAAAGTGAAGCGCCCCCTCCCTCAGCTGGAGATTCCTCTGGAGCCTCGCAGCGCCCACGAGGAGTTTTCTCTTTTCAAGCCTCCTGAAGGAGAACCCAAGATCCGCACTTCgccacagctgctgctggcCACACACCGCTTCCTGTCTAGAg AAGTGGAGCACTTCAGCCCCGGACGCGTGTCCGAGAAGGTCCTGTTCCACCTGCTCCGCCACCCCAGCGTCAACCAGGAAGTGCACTTTGACCCCAGCAACCGGCTGAGCCCGGGCCACTATCTCTACACTCGCAACCACCCGGTGGACTAtttcatcctgctgctgcag GGACGCGTGGAGGTGGAGATCGGAAAAGAGGGGCTGAAGTTTGAAAATGGGGCATTTACATACTATGGTGTTTCTGCTCTAACGCTACCATCTTCAG TGCACCAGTCTCCAGTGTCCACCCAGCGTCACTCTCCCAGGGATCCCTTTGAGTCAGCAGACGCCACCAGCCCGTCCAGCTATTGTCCAGACTACACCGTCCGAGCTCTCACCGACCTGCAGCTCatacgg GTGACACGTCTCCAGTATCTGAACGCTCTAATGGCGTCCCGCGTCGGCCAGAGTCCAGATCCTCCCGAGATTAAGATCCTGCCCAACAGTCAGACCAAGCTGCTCAACGACAGAAACACCACACAAG